In Deltaproteobacteria bacterium, a single window of DNA contains:
- a CDS encoding acyl-CoA dehydrogenase family protein, whose amino-acid sequence MINDFFHRDMHLFIDHRVDWPRYFRLCRGEAASVAEELDTYKAIMRTTATVCEDIAENARAHWHEEVRLLGGQVVVPAHIAAGYDKLRAAGLICLPLSPDYGGYGLPLLLNCAYLEMVARADASLMTIVGLQAGVAGDIEKYGSEELKRSYLPRFASGELQGSMDLTEPQAGSDLGGIVTRVSAEGGRYFIDGEKIFITNGGADVHLVLARDAASFAQSKGTTNGLSLLLCPRVLPDGQPNTVRVARTETKLGIHGSPTCVVEFNHAQAFLLGKAGAGFRAMLDLMNQARLGVAAQAIGIAEAAFGQARAYALERVQFGAPIIEQPLVKSLLTLMAINIQAARALLYRTCALIDHTEAIRLYLASTRSAADSGRARLQEEFERNSQLIRFFTPLCKYYATEISNDVTRKGIQVHGGIGYMAESPAGHYHSDSIITTIYEGTSEIQASFALKEMAKGALLATLDNTRGELESLRASDPDLVQQVCAGIDWINTSLPALMGDPQYALLNAKRVCEMVIDVVVAAELLLQARLADEKRELAATFISRHMLAVEMNARRISSGDASRIKRYDRILQLPAA is encoded by the coding sequence ATGATCAACGATTTCTTCCACCGGGATATGCATCTGTTCATCGACCACCGGGTTGACTGGCCGCGCTATTTCCGCCTTTGCCGCGGCGAGGCGGCGAGCGTGGCCGAAGAGCTCGACACCTACAAGGCGATCATGCGCACCACCGCCACAGTCTGTGAGGATATCGCCGAAAACGCCCGCGCCCATTGGCACGAGGAGGTGCGCCTGCTCGGCGGCCAGGTGGTGGTGCCGGCGCACATCGCCGCCGGCTACGACAAGCTGCGCGCCGCCGGTCTCATCTGCTTGCCTTTGAGCCCGGATTACGGCGGCTATGGCCTGCCGCTGTTGCTCAACTGCGCTTACCTGGAAATGGTGGCGCGGGCCGATGCCAGCTTGATGACCATCGTCGGCCTGCAAGCCGGGGTTGCCGGCGACATCGAGAAGTACGGCAGCGAGGAGCTGAAACGAAGCTACCTGCCACGCTTCGCCAGCGGCGAATTGCAGGGCTCGATGGATCTGACCGAGCCCCAGGCGGGCTCGGATCTCGGCGGCATCGTGACACGGGTAAGCGCAGAAGGCGGCCGCTACTTCATCGACGGCGAGAAGATCTTCATCACCAACGGTGGCGCGGATGTACACCTGGTGCTGGCGCGTGACGCCGCGTCATTCGCGCAGTCCAAAGGCACCACCAACGGACTCAGCTTGCTGCTCTGCCCGCGAGTACTGCCTGACGGCCAGCCCAACACCGTGCGGGTGGCGCGCACGGAGACCAAGCTCGGCATCCACGGCTCGCCCACGTGCGTGGTCGAGTTCAACCACGCCCAGGCATTCCTGTTGGGCAAAGCCGGCGCCGGCTTTCGCGCGATGCTCGATCTAATGAACCAAGCCCGGCTCGGCGTTGCCGCGCAAGCCATCGGGATTGCCGAGGCGGCCTTCGGCCAGGCCCGGGCCTATGCCCTGGAACGGGTACAATTCGGCGCACCGATCATCGAGCAGCCGCTGGTCAAGTCGCTGCTCACCCTGATGGCGATCAACATCCAAGCGGCGCGCGCCCTGCTCTACCGCACCTGCGCCCTGATCGACCACACCGAGGCGATCCGCCTGTATCTGGCCTCGACTCGCAGCGCGGCCGACTCCGGCCGTGCCCGCTTGCAGGAAGAGTTCGAGCGCAACAGCCAGTTGATCCGCTTCTTCACGCCGCTGTGTAAGTACTACGCCACCGAGATCAGCAACGACGTCACCCGCAAAGGCATCCAGGTGCACGGCGGCATCGGCTACATGGCCGAGTCGCCGGCGGGCCATTACCACTCCGACTCCATCATCACCACGATCTACGAGGGCACCTCGGAGATCCAAGCCAGCTTCGCGCTCAAGGAAATGGCCAAGGGGGCGCTGCTGGCCACCCTCGACAACACGCGCGGTGAGCTGGAGTCATTGCGGGCTAGCGATCCCGATCTGGTCCAGCAGGTCTGCGCCGGCATCGACTGGATCAACACCTCGCTGCCGGCGCTGATGGGTGATCCGCAGTACGCCTTGCTCAACGCCAAGCGCGTCTGCGAGATGGTGATCGACGTGGTGGTAGCGGCCGAGTTGCTGTTGCAAGCGCGCCTAGCCGACGAGAAGCGCGAGCTGGCGGCCACCTTCATCAGCCGGCACATGTTGGCAGTCGAGATGAACGCGCGGCGCATCAGCAGCGGCGATGCCTCGCGGATCAAGAGGTACGACCGCATTCTGCAGCTGCCGGCGGCCTGA
- a CDS encoding DASS family sodium-coupled anion symporter, giving the protein MQGEGVITAGESRFETVRRRSGLIGAPLVFAAVWLAAPDLPAPAHRLAAILAAVVVLWVSEAIPMAMTAFIGVAAAVVLQVAPAAAAFAPFADPLIFLFIGTFMLAQAIFFHGLDRRFAFAILGLPGVGQRPGRILVAYALVACLISMWISNTATTAMMFPIGVSLLAFLESHRQAGRLPAAYGTVLLLSNAFAASIGGLATPVGTPPNLIGIGFIRRETGMALPFFTWMALAAPVAAVLFAWAVFNLRRSGVRGNLALSGVTELIQAERAALGPWTRGQINTMVAFGSTVALWVLPGVVALIAGQEHPLYRQLAATLPEGAVALLGAGLLFILPINLGRHEFTLSWAEAVKIDWWIVFLYGGGIALGTLAFQTGLADALGRGLTGLLGVRSSLGLLALSTALATVLSETTSNTASANMVVPVVIAFARSAGIDPVLPAIGATMGASLGFMLPVSTPCNAIVYGSGRIPLTAMMRHGVLLDVAGVVAIIAVLGLLGPLILGR; this is encoded by the coding sequence ATGCAGGGCGAGGGCGTAATAACGGCAGGGGAGAGCCGCTTCGAGACCGTGCGGCGGCGCAGCGGGTTGATCGGGGCACCGCTGGTATTCGCGGCGGTTTGGCTGGCGGCGCCGGACCTGCCCGCGCCGGCGCACCGTCTGGCAGCGATCTTGGCGGCGGTGGTGGTGTTGTGGGTCAGCGAGGCCATCCCGATGGCCATGACCGCCTTCATTGGTGTCGCCGCTGCCGTGGTATTGCAGGTGGCGCCGGCTGCGGCCGCCTTCGCGCCTTTTGCCGATCCGTTGATCTTCTTGTTCATCGGTACCTTCATGCTGGCGCAGGCGATCTTCTTCCACGGCCTCGATCGCCGCTTCGCCTTCGCCATCCTGGGGCTGCCGGGAGTCGGCCAGCGGCCCGGGCGCATCCTGGTCGCCTATGCGCTGGTGGCCTGCTTGATCTCGATGTGGATCAGCAACACGGCCACCACCGCCATGATGTTCCCGATCGGGGTCTCGCTGCTCGCGTTTCTGGAGTCGCACCGGCAGGCCGGCCGCCTGCCGGCGGCATACGGTACCGTGCTGCTGCTGTCCAATGCGTTTGCCGCCTCGATCGGCGGACTGGCCACGCCGGTGGGTACGCCTCCCAACCTCATCGGGATCGGCTTCATCCGGCGGGAAACCGGCATGGCTCTGCCCTTCTTCACTTGGATGGCGCTGGCAGCCCCAGTAGCGGCGGTGCTCTTCGCCTGGGCGGTATTCAACCTGCGGCGCAGCGGCGTGCGCGGCAACCTGGCGCTGAGCGGGGTGACGGAGCTGATCCAAGCCGAACGCGCGGCGCTGGGTCCATGGACTCGCGGTCAAATCAACACCATGGTTGCCTTCGGCTCTACGGTTGCGCTCTGGGTGCTTCCCGGAGTTGTCGCCTTGATTGCCGGTCAGGAGCATCCGCTCTACCGCCAGCTGGCCGCGACTTTGCCGGAAGGGGCGGTGGCGCTATTGGGTGCCGGCTTGCTCTTCATCCTGCCGATCAATCTAGGCCGGCACGAGTTCACTCTCAGTTGGGCCGAGGCCGTGAAGATCGATTGGTGGATTGTCTTTCTATACGGTGGCGGCATTGCCCTTGGTACGCTGGCGTTTCAAACCGGTCTGGCTGACGCGCTCGGGCGGGGCTTGACCGGTCTGCTCGGCGTACGCAGCAGCCTGGGGCTGCTCGCGCTCTCGACCGCCTTGGCGACAGTGCTGTCGGAGACCACCAGCAACACCGCCTCCGCCAACATGGTCGTGCCGGTGGTGATCGCCTTTGCCCGTTCTGCTGGCATTGATCCCGTGCTGCCCGCCATCGGCGCCACCATGGGCGCCTCGCTCGGCTTCATGCTGCCGGTGTCGACCCCGTGCAACGCCATTGTTTACGGCTCTGGGCGCATACCGCTCACCGCCATGATGAGGCACGGCGTTCTGCTCGATGTCGCCGGCGTCGTCGCCATCATCGCCGTCCTCGGCCTGCTCGGGCCATTGATACTGGGCCGCTAG
- the gspN gene encoding type II secretion system protein GspN, producing the protein MRFPRLRLRLPRPSFEWLGGAINRTTVLYGLFTLVLFLVFLVVNFPHDVLVRRVVSRLNLSPLALDFNSAGFAWHKGYELRGLRLSAAAAPEAAPLLECTTLDVRPLLAGLLRGQLSGLTWQGELYGGSAGGQWTITSNGGAGQVDFAQLDLGRYRPLTAYLEEGQLGGQVAGSFSVQLGGGEQRSAQVAGELTVNRPGLIGARIAGIKLPDLQFAQAKGQLNLKGERLELQEVRLSGDQLSVSLSGQMTFREPLGSSALNLRITFEQSAATPTEIKALLALIPRPANARPDAPITLAGTLAAPQVR; encoded by the coding sequence ATGCGCTTCCCGCGCCTGCGCCTGCGACTGCCGCGGCCCTCGTTCGAGTGGCTCGGCGGCGCCATTAACCGCACCACCGTGCTCTACGGGCTCTTCACCCTGGTGCTCTTCCTGGTCTTTCTAGTGGTGAACTTCCCCCACGACGTGTTGGTGCGCAGAGTCGTCAGCCGGCTCAACCTCAGTCCGCTGGCGTTGGATTTCAACTCCGCGGGTTTCGCTTGGCACAAAGGCTACGAGCTGCGCGGCTTGCGCCTGTCGGCCGCGGCCGCACCCGAGGCAGCGCCCTTGCTCGAGTGCACCACCTTAGACGTGCGCCCGCTGCTGGCCGGTTTGCTGCGAGGGCAGCTGAGCGGGCTGACCTGGCAGGGCGAACTCTACGGCGGCAGTGCCGGCGGGCAGTGGACCATCACTAGCAACGGCGGCGCCGGCCAAGTTGACTTCGCGCAGCTCGATCTCGGCCGCTACCGCCCGCTGACGGCGTACCTCGAAGAGGGCCAACTCGGCGGACAGGTGGCTGGAAGCTTCAGCGTGCAGCTCGGTGGCGGGGAGCAGCGCTCGGCGCAGGTAGCGGGCGAGCTGACGGTGAACCGCCCCGGCCTGATCGGGGCCAGGATCGCCGGCATCAAACTACCCGACCTGCAGTTTGCCCAGGCCAAAGGCCAGCTCAACCTCAAGGGCGAGCGCCTCGAGCTGCAAGAGGTGCGCCTCAGCGGTGACCAGTTGAGCGTCTCGCTCAGCGGCCAGATGACTTTTCGCGAGCCGCTCGGCAGCAGCGCGCTGAACCTGCGGATAACCTTCGAGCAAAGCGCCGCCACCCCCACCGAGATCAAGGCGCTGCTGGCCTTGATTCCACGCCCGGCCAACGCGCGCCCGGATGCTCCGATCACGCTCGCGGGCACCCTGGCCGCGCCGCAGGTTCGCTGA
- the pilM gene encoding pilus assembly protein PilM — MPQRILALDIEDAEVKAAVLETSFRDYRIAGLYHDVLRADGGSLPEQLKRFLERHELKGDTVVSTLPGRLVSHRVFFLPFRDRKRLNQTIPFELETQVPFGLDEVVVDYQVLHRDRAGTTVLAGMVQKPDLEAHLALLQAAGIDPKVVDFAPLSALNVLRVLGRDLPPTFAFVEFTGQAGNVALYRNLELVGVRTLSVVRAASAANSEGGNGHLEGAAAAQLTGEIAKSVAAELRWSLMVLNGAPLDEQMPCYLAGEPAWLDAIAPLLERELALAVRRLESEPLQAVTSENRAAVPNCAAPLGLALREVAPANTLGLNFRRGEFTYHRGQQEVRRALARLAALAGVLVVLAFANIFADYQLQLNRLAALDTQVRKVFKATLPEQRPVNEREQLQGEIDKAEQKMQLLGGIASLSGVASIDILRAVSAALPESVKLDIDEYALDPEAVRIRARTESFDVVDTIKQQLAAVALFKDVQVKDAKQSPDGKDVSFRLILIMTKDSEAVS; from the coding sequence ATGCCGCAAAGAATTTTAGCGCTCGATATCGAGGACGCCGAGGTCAAAGCGGCGGTCCTGGAAACCAGCTTTCGCGATTATCGCATCGCCGGGCTTTACCACGACGTGTTGCGCGCCGACGGCGGATCGCTGCCGGAGCAGCTCAAGCGCTTCCTCGAGCGTCACGAGTTGAAGGGCGATACGGTGGTCTCCACCCTGCCGGGCCGCCTGGTCTCGCATCGGGTGTTCTTCCTGCCGTTTCGTGATCGCAAGCGACTGAACCAGACCATTCCGTTCGAGCTCGAAACCCAGGTGCCCTTCGGCCTCGACGAAGTGGTCGTGGACTATCAGGTGCTCCACCGCGACCGCGCCGGCACCACCGTGCTGGCCGGGATGGTGCAAAAGCCCGACCTCGAAGCCCACTTGGCGCTGTTGCAGGCGGCGGGCATCGATCCCAAGGTGGTCGACTTCGCGCCGCTGTCGGCGCTCAACGTGCTGCGCGTGCTCGGACGCGATCTGCCGCCGACTTTCGCCTTCGTCGAGTTCACCGGCCAGGCTGGCAACGTCGCCCTCTACCGCAACCTGGAGCTGGTAGGTGTGCGCACCCTGTCGGTGGTGCGCGCGGCCAGTGCCGCCAACAGCGAGGGTGGCAACGGACACCTCGAGGGGGCGGCGGCGGCTCAACTCACGGGCGAGATCGCCAAGAGCGTCGCCGCCGAGCTGCGATGGAGCCTGATGGTGCTCAACGGGGCGCCGCTGGACGAGCAGATGCCCTGTTACCTCGCGGGTGAGCCGGCCTGGTTGGACGCGATTGCCCCGCTGCTCGAGCGTGAGCTGGCGCTGGCGGTGCGGCGGCTGGAGTCCGAACCGCTGCAGGCCGTAACCAGCGAAAACCGCGCCGCCGTGCCTAACTGTGCCGCCCCGCTCGGCCTCGCCCTGCGCGAGGTGGCGCCGGCGAACACGCTCGGCCTCAATTTCCGGCGTGGCGAGTTCACTTACCATCGCGGGCAGCAGGAAGTCCGCCGCGCCCTGGCCCGGCTGGCGGCGCTGGCGGGGGTGTTGGTGGTGTTGGCCTTCGCCAACATCTTCGCCGACTATCAGTTGCAGCTCAACCGCCTGGCCGCTCTCGATACCCAAGTACGCAAGGTCTTCAAGGCCACCCTGCCCGAACAACGGCCGGTGAATGAACGCGAGCAGCTGCAAGGCGAAATCGACAAAGCCGAGCAAAAGATGCAACTGCTCGGTGGCATCGCTTCGCTCTCCGGCGTTGCCAGCATCGATATCCTGCGCGCCGTCAGTGCCGCGCTGCCCGAAAGCGTGAAGCTCGACATCGACGAGTACGCGCTCGACCCCGAGGCGGTGCGCATCCGTGCGCGTACCGAATCGTTCGATGTCGTCGACACCATCAAGCAGCAGCTCGCTGCCGTCGCTTTGTTCAAGGACGTGCAGGTGAAGGACGCCAAGCAGTCGCCCGACGGCAAAGACGTCAGCTTCCGGCTGATCCTGATCATGACCAAAGACTCCGAGGCGGTAAGTTAA
- the secA gene encoding preprotein translocase subunit SecA, giving the protein MFGLVKKIVGTKNDRELKRLWPIARQVNALEPEIAALSDQQLREKTTEFKARVQDASAELRARLADLRAQLRGEPGAQGNDGDPETLRRLIEEQDKAIYAREREELAALLPQAFALVREASKRSIGLRHFDSQLLGGMVLHEGKIAEMKTGEGKTLVATLPIYLNALSSRGVHLVTVNDYLARRDVQWMGPIYHLLGLTVASIVHDTSFLFDPNYVVKDYRMLNLRPIERKEAYLADITYGTNHEFGFDYLRDNMKFSLDEYVQREVNYAIVDEVDNILIDEARTPLIISGPAEESTDKYYLIDRIIPRLRRGAVVRGDVRQEDRAEVEAQGDYTVDEKSRNVVLTESGVAKVERMLGIANLYEPSQIQVLHHVNQGLRAHTLFKRDVDYIVKDGQVIIVDEFTGRLMPGRRWSDGLHQAVEAKEGVRIERENQTLATITIQNYFRMYKKLAGMTGTADTEAVEFKNIYKLDVIVVPPNRAMVRVDHPDVVYKSEREKFIAVIDDIAECYERGQPVLVGTVSVEKSEHLSKLLKKDGVKHNVLNAVNHEAEANIIAQAGRFKAVTIATNMAGRGTDILLGGNPEFLARAELENEWVRRTAALPDGHHRYEDALQQLRERYDETVQRALKQYQPLWDPFEQAQAKALDELTAAHRSYLEASFWRARRDYDAALAAVLESASVERAAAQAGEQAVTAYGESLQAFDRVTGPHFGEEGQQRFARNLQELREALAEAGRNGAGGATAVAAARTPFDRVRLDYERALQKVLTRTAGDDDGFEAARDAYAAAERAYKEAEAAYLEHRQPYEQAVAEAQREYEATRRKYTKAVEDVREQIDQAPEEFRSRYDEAMTRYRALCADEHEKVIAAGGLYIIGTERHESRRIDNQLRGRAGRQGDPGASRFYLSLEDDLLRIFGAERIQGLMTRLGMEEGEPIEHRLITRAVANAQSKVEAHNFDIRKHLLEYDDVMNKQREVIYTRRREVLAGERLKDTVAEMIEEAALNLCALYADREAAPEEWDWQALEDACFKQFACRPGFSPEARHSLTAAQLEAELLQRVRAVYEERERSFTPPVLRQLETVVVLQTIDALWKDHLLSMDHLKEGIGLRGYGQRNPLQEYQKEGFEMFEAMMHQIDVDVVEKLFTVQIARQEDVARMEQRRPQPGRLVASGGGSPPQPSKPPAVRHEDKVGRNDPCPCGSGKKYKKCHGT; this is encoded by the coding sequence ATGTTCGGATTGGTAAAAAAAATCGTCGGCACCAAGAACGACCGCGAGCTCAAACGCCTGTGGCCGATCGCCCGCCAGGTCAACGCCCTCGAACCCGAGATCGCAGCGCTCAGCGATCAGCAGCTGCGCGAGAAGACCACCGAGTTCAAAGCTCGGGTACAGGATGCCAGCGCGGAATTGCGCGCGCGGCTGGCCGACCTCCGGGCGCAGTTGCGCGGTGAGCCGGGCGCCCAGGGGAATGACGGCGACCCCGAGACCTTGCGCCGCCTGATCGAGGAGCAGGACAAAGCCATTTACGCCCGCGAGCGCGAAGAACTCGCTGCGCTCCTACCGCAGGCGTTCGCCCTGGTGCGCGAGGCCTCGAAGCGCAGCATCGGCCTGCGCCACTTCGACTCCCAGTTGCTCGGCGGCATGGTGCTGCACGAAGGCAAGATCGCCGAGATGAAGACCGGCGAAGGCAAGACCCTGGTCGCCACCCTGCCGATCTATCTCAACGCCCTCAGCAGCCGCGGCGTCCATCTGGTCACGGTCAACGACTACCTCGCCCGGCGCGACGTGCAGTGGATGGGGCCGATCTATCACCTCCTCGGCCTCACCGTCGCTTCGATCGTGCACGACACTAGCTTCCTCTTCGATCCCAACTACGTGGTCAAGGATTACCGCATGCTGAACTTGCGCCCGATCGAGCGCAAGGAGGCCTACCTGGCCGATATCACTTACGGCACCAACCACGAATTCGGCTTCGATTACCTGCGCGACAACATGAAGTTCAGCCTCGACGAGTACGTCCAGCGCGAGGTCAACTACGCCATCGTCGACGAGGTCGACAACATCCTGATCGACGAAGCCCGTACGCCGCTGATCATCTCCGGCCCGGCTGAGGAGTCGACCGACAAATATTACCTCATCGACCGCATCATCCCGCGGCTGCGGCGCGGGGCCGTCGTCCGCGGCGACGTGCGCCAGGAGGATCGCGCCGAGGTTGAGGCCCAGGGCGACTACACGGTGGACGAGAAGAGCCGCAACGTGGTGCTGACCGAAAGCGGCGTCGCCAAGGTCGAGCGCATGCTCGGTATCGCCAACCTCTACGAGCCGTCGCAAATCCAAGTCCTCCACCACGTCAACCAAGGCCTGCGCGCCCACACCCTGTTCAAGCGCGACGTCGATTACATCGTCAAGGACGGTCAGGTGATCATCGTCGACGAGTTCACCGGCCGCCTGATGCCCGGCCGGCGCTGGTCCGACGGCCTGCACCAAGCGGTCGAAGCCAAGGAAGGGGTGCGCATCGAGCGCGAAAACCAAACCCTCGCCACCATCACCATCCAGAACTACTTCCGCATGTACAAGAAGCTGGCCGGCATGACCGGTACGGCCGACACCGAAGCGGTCGAGTTCAAAAACATCTACAAACTCGATGTGATTGTGGTGCCGCCCAATCGCGCCATGGTCCGCGTCGATCACCCGGATGTGGTGTACAAGTCCGAGCGCGAGAAGTTCATCGCCGTTATCGACGACATCGCCGAGTGCTACGAGCGCGGGCAGCCGGTGCTGGTCGGCACGGTGTCGGTGGAGAAATCCGAACACCTGTCGAAGCTGCTGAAGAAGGACGGCGTCAAGCACAACGTGCTCAACGCCGTCAACCACGAGGCCGAGGCCAACATCATCGCCCAGGCCGGGCGCTTCAAGGCCGTCACCATCGCCACCAACATGGCCGGACGCGGCACCGACATCCTGCTCGGCGGCAACCCCGAGTTCTTGGCCCGCGCCGAGCTGGAGAACGAATGGGTGCGGCGCACCGCGGCGCTGCCCGACGGCCACCACCGCTACGAAGACGCATTGCAACAGCTGCGCGAGCGTTACGACGAAACCGTGCAGCGGGCTTTGAAGCAGTACCAGCCCCTGTGGGATCCGTTCGAGCAGGCCCAGGCCAAGGCCCTCGATGAATTGACCGCCGCCCACCGCAGCTACCTCGAAGCCTCCTTCTGGCGTGCCCGGCGCGACTACGATGCCGCCCTGGCGGCGGTGCTGGAATCCGCCTCCGTGGAGCGCGCCGCGGCCCAGGCCGGCGAGCAAGCCGTGACCGCCTACGGCGAGTCGCTGCAGGCCTTCGACCGCGTCACCGGACCGCATTTCGGCGAAGAGGGCCAGCAGCGCTTCGCGCGCAACCTGCAAGAGCTACGCGAGGCACTGGCCGAAGCCGGCCGCAACGGCGCCGGTGGCGCCACCGCGGTGGCCGCCGCTCGCACCCCGTTCGATCGCGTGCGGCTCGACTACGAACGCGCCCTGCAAAAGGTGCTCACGCGCACTGCCGGCGACGACGACGGCTTCGAGGCCGCCCGCGACGCCTACGCCGCCGCCGAGCGCGCTTACAAGGAAGCCGAAGCCGCCTATCTCGAACACCGCCAGCCTTACGAGCAGGCCGTAGCTGAGGCCCAGCGCGAATACGAAGCGACGCGCCGGAAGTACACCAAGGCGGTGGAAGACGTCCGCGAGCAGATCGACCAGGCCCCCGAGGAGTTCCGCAGCCGTTACGACGAGGCGATGACGCGCTATCGCGCGCTTTGCGCCGACGAGCACGAGAAAGTGATCGCTGCCGGCGGCCTGTACATCATCGGCACCGAGCGCCATGAGAGCCGCCGCATCGACAACCAGTTGCGCGGCCGCGCCGGGCGCCAAGGCGACCCCGGGGCCTCGCGCTTCTATCTGTCGCTGGAAGACGACCTCCTGCGCATCTTCGGCGCCGAGCGCATCCAGGGCCTGATGACCCGTCTGGGTATGGAAGAGGGCGAGCCGATCGAGCACCGCCTGATCACGCGCGCCGTCGCCAACGCTCAGAGCAAGGTCGAAGCCCACAACTTCGACATCCGCAAACATCTGCTCGAATACGACGACGTCATGAACAAGCAGCGCGAGGTCATCTATACCCGCCGCCGCGAGGTGCTTGCCGGCGAGCGGCTGAAGGACACCGTTGCCGAGATGATCGAAGAGGCCGCCCTGAACCTGTGCGCGCTCTACGCCGACCGCGAGGCGGCGCCCGAGGAATGGGATTGGCAAGCGCTGGAAGACGCCTGCTTCAAGCAGTTCGCCTGCCGCCCCGGCTTCAGCCCCGAAGCCCGCCACTCGCTCACCGCCGCCCAGCTCGAGGCCGAGCTGCTCCAGCGCGTGCGCGCGGTCTACGAAGAGCGCGAGCGCAGCTTCACGCCGCCGGTGTTGCGCCAGCTCGAGACCGTGGTGGTGCTGCAGACCATCGACGCTCTGTGGAAGGACCATCTGCTGTCGATGGACCATCTCAAGGAGGGCATCGGCCTGCGCGGCTACGGCCAACGCAACCCGCTGCAGGAATATCAGAAGGAAGGCTTCGAGATGTTCGAGGCCATGATGCACCAGATCGACGTCGACGTGGTCGAGAAGCTCTTCACCGTCCAGATCGCGCGCCAGGAAGACGTGGCGCGCATGGAGCAGCGCCGGCCGCAGCCCGGACGCTTGGTGGCCAGCGGCGGCGGCAGCCCACCGCAGCCGTCAAAGCCGCCGGCGGTGCGGCACGAGGACAAGGTCGGCCGCAACGATCCCTGCCCCTGCGGCAGCGGCAAGAAGTACAAGAAGTGTCACGGCACGTGA
- a CDS encoding type II secretion system protein M: MAFDPREMFNFYQRLSPRERFLLALALGSVLVISLYSFVWDPLVAGRAALQRRIATREQDMAAIQTQRSRYLELLRQMEASQAVLMRTDQNFSLFAHLQSAVTQVISREHIQSMNPSDKNLTDEYQEQTVEIKLSAITLEQMVNMLYRIEKGDQPLRVARLQVKKRYNEPRSFDIVATVSLLKPRTAAAPPVAGGAS, encoded by the coding sequence ATGGCCTTCGACCCCCGGGAGATGTTCAACTTCTACCAGCGCCTGTCCCCGCGCGAGCGCTTCTTGCTGGCGCTGGCACTCGGCTCCGTGCTGGTGATTTCGCTCTACAGCTTCGTCTGGGATCCGCTAGTGGCCGGCCGGGCCGCCTTACAGCGCCGCATCGCCACCCGTGAGCAGGACATGGCCGCGATTCAAACCCAACGCTCGCGCTACCTCGAGCTGTTGCGGCAGATGGAGGCGAGCCAGGCCGTGCTCATGCGCACGGACCAGAACTTCTCGCTCTTCGCCCACCTGCAGAGCGCCGTCACGCAAGTAATCTCGCGCGAGCACATTCAGTCGATGAATCCGTCCGACAAGAACCTCACCGACGAGTACCAGGAGCAGACGGTGGAGATTAAGCTGTCGGCGATCACTTTGGAGCAGATGGTGAACATGCTGTATCGCATCGAGAAGGGGGACCAGCCGTTGCGGGTGGCGCGGCTGCAGGTCAAGAAGCGCTACAACGAGCCCCGCAGCTTCGATATCGTTGCGACGGTGTCGTTGCTCAAGCCGCGCACGGCGGCGGCACCGCCGGTCGCTGGCGGGGCCAGCTGA